A DNA window from Drosophila pseudoobscura strain MV-25-SWS-2005 chromosome 2, UCI_Dpse_MV25, whole genome shotgun sequence contains the following coding sequences:
- the Kdm2 gene encoding jmjC domain-containing histone demethylation protein 1 isoform X1, which translates to MSTAVETGSSPAKSNNNGNSSGGGGGGGNGNPSTNPKGVQRRQLRERKQRKLYLDEWSLGDDDGEGARGFSVAEKLESSKFAQSGMVREMRGCDLTVAFLQQHGFNIPLLFREKNGLGLRMPDPQEFTVGDVRLCVGSRRLLDVMDVNTQKNLQMTMKEWQQYYECPQKDRLLNVISLEFSHTRLDRFVQSPEIVRQIDWVDVVWPKQLKDAQKEGTNLLGGMMYPKVQKYCLMSVKNCYTDFHIDFGGTSVWYHILKGSKVFWLIPPTDRNLQLYEKWVLSGKQADIFFGDTVEKCARVYLTAGNTFFIPTGWIHAVYTPTQSLVFGGNFLHSFGIVKQLRTATVEDITKVPQKFRYPFFTEMLWYVLARYVYTLLGHSHLEGEPSASEAEMAARPHIHLTHYELFGLKEIVMYLYDLPPQKKNVPSLVLDPVALIKDVRTLVERHCKDQQDQAVTGMSVLRTASEEQAGFHLYDRTRVKQEIKQEIVRKNAEVIREQQQLEAGRDGAVAASGAVVAGIEYSNGVLKKEQLENGAGATGQGGPAQPAEATFVLPTDTLKYRPPKKMHLANAVAAAATSTSTTGGSGGGPSVGGTAANSNSLPTGGGGGAVTGNAISVIATCSNYNNLSSSEAASLDNNCASPGDGAKLSPHLTGTGQPRRRRTRCKNCAACQRSDCGTCPFCMDMVKFGGPGRAKQTCMMRQCLSPMLPVTAQCVYCHLDGWRQTPVSPQTKQLATVDGPSALMECSVCYEIAHPDCALSQLDGTEDAADAKGIVNEDLPNSWECPSCCRSGKNYDYKPRHFRARLKSSEVRRVSVSHGPGGEATGHEGTSSLLPPPVGQYTDFVFTSESEMESGSAGGHVTHWKHGMKRHHQLEVKTDRNNSCDTPSPGISPNAVGGDKVKRRKSDDGTSVSSSMQESNDAPCNSSIDGAAAGGGGGVATASGGGSGGNQWSGGSGGGGGGGSRKKNSIRSQLAQQMLNNSNRVLKKPQYVVRPAASSSSSGNNASGGGGGSNGISNGTGQSGGGGVGSGGERGANGSGTSGSNGINSLHHSSSLALDATVLKIIFRYLPPETLVTCCSVCKVWSTAAVDPDLWKSMNCSAHKMSASLLTAIVRRQPEHLILDWTQIAKRQLAWLVARLPALKNLSLQNCPIQAVLALHTCLCPPLQTLDLSFVRGLNDAAVRDILSPPKDSRPGLSDSKTRLRDLKILKLAGTDISDVAVRYITQSLPYLKHLDLSSCQRITDAGVAQIGTSNTAIARLSELNLSACRLVSENALEHLSKCESLIWLDLRHVPQVSTQSVIRFASNSKHDLCVKDVKLVESRRLSTSVRSVSLGSSWHD; encoded by the exons ATGTCCACCGCCGTCGAAACGGGGTCGTCGccagccaaaagcaacaacaatggcaacagcagcggaggcggcggcggcggcggcaatggTAATCCCAGTACCAATCCGAAAGGTGTTCAGCGCCGTCAATTG CGCGAGCGCAAGCAGCGGAAGCTCTACCTCGACGAATGGTCGTTGGGCGATGACGATGGTGAGGGGGCGCGCGGTTTCAGTGTTGCCGAGAAGCTCGAATCTTCAAAGTTTGCGCAGTCAGGGATGGTGCGGGAGATGCGCGGCTGCGATTTAACCGTCGC ATTCCTGCAGCAACATGGCTTCAACATACCCTTACTCTTTAGAGAAAAGAACGGGTTGGGTCTCCGCATGCCCGATCCGCAAGAGTTTACCGTGGGCGATGTGCGGCTGTGCGTGGGATCGCGTCGTCTGCTGGACGTGATGGATGTGAACACACAGAAGAACCTCCAGATGACGATGAAGGAGTGGCAGCAGTACTACGAGTGCCCGCAAAAGGATCGATTGCTGAACGTGATCTCGCTGGAGTTCTCGCACACGCGACTGGATCGCTTTGTGCAGAGCCCAGAGATTGTGCGCCAGATCGACTGGGTGGATGTAGTATGGCCCAAACAGCTGAAGGATGCCCAGAAGGAGGGCACCAATCTGCTCGGCGGCATGATGTACCCCAAGGTGCAGAAGTACTGCCTGATGTCGGTGAAGAACTGCTACACTGACTTTCACATTGACTTTGGCGGCACCTCCGTCTGGTATCACATCCTCAAGGGCAGCAAGGTCTTCTGGCTGATACCGCCCACCGATCGCAACCTGCAGCTCTACGAGAAGTGGGTGCTGTCCGGCAAGCAGGCGGACATCTTCTTCGGCGACACCGTGGAGAAGTGCGCCCGCGTCTATCTGACGGCCGGGAACACCTTCTTCATACCCACCGGCTGGATCCATGCCGTCTACACACCCACCCAGTCGCTGGTCTTTGGGGGCAACTTCCTGCACTCGTTCGGTATCGTGAAGCAGCTGAGGACGGCCACCGTCGAGGACATTACAAAGGTGCCGCAGAAGTTTCGCTACCCCTTCTTCACCGAAATGCTCTGGTATGTCCTCGCTCGCTATGTCTACACGCTGCTCGGCCACTCGCACCTCGAGGGGGAGCCCTCGGCCAGCGAGGCAGAGATGGCCGCTCGCCCGCACATCCATCTCACGCACTACGAGCTGTTCGGGCTCAAGGAGATCGTCATGTATCTGTACGATCTGCCGCCGCAGAAGAAGAATGTGCCCAGTCTTGTGCTGGATCCCGTGGCCCTCATCAAGGATGTGCGCACACTGGTGGAGCGGCACTGCAAGGACCAGCAGGATCAGGCCGTCACGGGCATGTCCGTACTGAGAACGGCCTCCGAGGAGCAGGCAGGTTTTCACCTGTACGACCGCACAAGGGTCAAGCAGGAGATCAAACAGGAGATTGTCCGAAAAAATGCCGAGGTAATCcgcgaacagcagcagctcgagGCGGGCAGGGATGGCGCAGTGGCTGCCTCCGGTGCCGTTGTGGCTGGCATTGAGTACAGCAACGGAGTCCTGAAAAAGGAGCAACTGGAGAATGGCGCAGGAGCCACTGGCCAGGGCGGACCAGCACAACCAG CAGAGGCCACCTTTGTCCTGCCCACGGATACACTAAAGTACCGCCCGCCCAAGAAAATGCATCTGGCAAatgcagtggcagcggcagcgaccagcaccagcaccaccggTGGATCAGGAGGAGGACCATCCGTTGGAGGAACtgcagcaaacagcaacagtcTACCCactgggggtgggggaggtgCAGTCACAGGCAATGCCATCAGTGTGATTGCCACGTGCtccaattataataatttgaGCAGCAGTGAGGCGGCATCCCTGGACAACAACTGTGCCTCGCCCGGGGATGGTGCCAAGCTATCGCCCCATCTGACGGGCACCGGCCAGCCGAGGCGACGCCGCACGCGCTGCAAGAACTGTGCCGCCTGTCAGCGCTCCGATTGCGGCACCTGCCCCTTCTGCATGGACATGGTCAAGTTCGGTGGACCGGGACGGGCCAAGCAGACGTGCATGATGCGCCAGTGCCTGTCGCCCATGCTTCCAGTGACCGCGCAGTGTGTCTACTGTCATTTGGATGGATGGCGCCAGACCCCCGTGTCGCCGCAGACCAAGCAACTGGCCACCGTGGACGGTCCCTCAGCTCTGATGGAGTGCTCCGTTTGCTACGAGATAGCCCATCCCGATTGTGCGTTGTCGCAGCTAGACGGCACCGAGGACGCAGCCGATGCTAAGGGCATAGTCAACGAGGATCTGCCCAATAGCTGGGAGTGTCCCAGCTGCTGTCGATCCGGCAAGAACTACGACTACAAG CCGCGGCATTTCCGGGCTCGTCTGAAATCCTCCGAGGTGCGTCGCGTCTCCGTTTCCCATGGCCCTGGCGGCGAAGCAACAGGCCATGAGGGCACGAGCAGCTTGCTGCCGCCACCCGTCGGACAGTACACGGACTTCGTGTTCACCAGCGAATCGGAGATGGAGTCTGGATCGGCGGGTGGCCACGTGACCCACTGGAAGCATGGCATGAAGCGGCACCATCAGCTGGAGGTGAAGACCGATCGGAACAACAGCTGCGACACTCCCTCCCCGGGGATATCACCGAATGCGGTGGGGGGGGACAAGGTGAAGCGGCGCAAGAGCGACGATGGGACGAGCGTGAGCAGCAGTATGCAAGAGAGCAACGATGCCCCATGCAATTCATCCATTGATGGTGCAGCggcaggcggaggaggaggagtggcgACAGCTAGTGGCGGGGGCAGTGGTGGCAATCAGTGGagtggcggcagtggcggcggaggcggaggtggcTCTCGTAAGAAGAACTCGATACGGTCACAGTTGGCCCAGCAGATGCTCAACAACTCGAATCGAGTGCTCAAGAAGCCGCAGTATGTGGTACGGCCGGCAGCATCCAGCAGTTCGTCCGGGAACAATGCCagcggcggaggaggcggcagcAATGGCATTAGCAATGGAACAGGCCAAAGCGGCGGGGGAGGCGTCGGCTCTGGCGGGGAGCGCGGTGCCAATGGCAGCGGCACGAGCGGCTCCAATGGCATCAACAGTCTGCATCATAGCAGCTCCCTGGCCCTGGACGCCACCGTGCTGAAGATCATCTTCAGGTATCTGCCGCCCGAAACTCTAGTCACCTGCTGCTCGGTGTGCAAGGTGTGGTCGACGGCTGCCGTCGATCCCGATCTCTGGAAGAGCATGAACTGCTCGGCGCACAAGATGTCCGCGTCCCTGCTGACGGCCATTGTGCGGAGGCAGCCGGAACACCTCATCCTTGACTGGACGCAGATAGCCAAGCGGCAGCTGGCATGGCTGGTGGCCCGCCTCCCAGCTCTCAAGAATCTCTCGCTGCAGAACTGTCCCATCCAGGCAGTGCTGGCCCTCCACACCTGCCTATGTCCGCCCCTCCAGACGCTCGACCTGAGCTTTGTGCGGGGTCTGAACGATGCCGCCGTCCGGGACATACTCTCCCCGCCCAAGGACTCGCGGCCCGGCCTAAGTGACTCGAAGACGAGACTGCGTGATCTCAAGATCCTCAAGCTGGCCGGCACAGACATCTCAGACGTGGCCGTGCGCTACATCACGCAGTCGCTGCCATATCTCA
- the Kdm2 gene encoding jmjC domain-containing histone demethylation protein 1 isoform X2, whose protein sequence is MSTAVETGSSPAKSNNNGNSSGGGGGGGNGNPSTNPKGVQRRQLRERKQRKLYLDEWSLGDDDGEGARGFSVAEKLESSKFAQSGMVREMRGCDLTVAFLQQHGFNIPLLFREKNGLGLRMPDPQEFTVGDVRLCVGSRRLLDVMDVNTQKNLQMTMKEWQQYYECPQKDRLLNVISLEFSHTRLDRFVQSPEIVRQIDWVDVVWPKQLKDAQKEGTNLLGGMMYPKVQKYCLMSVKNCYTDFHIDFGGTSVWYHILKGSKVFWLIPPTDRNLQLYEKWVLSGKQADIFFGDTVEKCARVYLTAGNTFFIPTGWIHAVYTPTQSLVFGGNFLHSFGIVKQLRTATVEDITKVPQKFRYPFFTEMLWYVLARYVYTLLGHSHLEGEPSASEAEMAARPHIHLTHYELFGLKEIVMYLYDLPPQKKNVPSLVLDPVALIKDVRTLVERHCKDQQDQAVTGMSVLRTASEEQAGFHLYDRTRVKQEIKQEIVRKNAEVIREQQQLEAGRDGAVAASGAVVAGIEYSNGVLKKEQLENGAGATGQGGPAQPEATFVLPTDTLKYRPPKKMHLANAVAAAATSTSTTGGSGGGPSVGGTAANSNSLPTGGGGGAVTGNAISVIATCSNYNNLSSSEAASLDNNCASPGDGAKLSPHLTGTGQPRRRRTRCKNCAACQRSDCGTCPFCMDMVKFGGPGRAKQTCMMRQCLSPMLPVTAQCVYCHLDGWRQTPVSPQTKQLATVDGPSALMECSVCYEIAHPDCALSQLDGTEDAADAKGIVNEDLPNSWECPSCCRSGKNYDYKPRHFRARLKSSEVRRVSVSHGPGGEATGHEGTSSLLPPPVGQYTDFVFTSESEMESGSAGGHVTHWKHGMKRHHQLEVKTDRNNSCDTPSPGISPNAVGGDKVKRRKSDDGTSVSSSMQESNDAPCNSSIDGAAAGGGGGVATASGGGSGGNQWSGGSGGGGGGGSRKKNSIRSQLAQQMLNNSNRVLKKPQYVVRPAASSSSSGNNASGGGGGSNGISNGTGQSGGGGVGSGGERGANGSGTSGSNGINSLHHSSSLALDATVLKIIFRYLPPETLVTCCSVCKVWSTAAVDPDLWKSMNCSAHKMSASLLTAIVRRQPEHLILDWTQIAKRQLAWLVARLPALKNLSLQNCPIQAVLALHTCLCPPLQTLDLSFVRGLNDAAVRDILSPPKDSRPGLSDSKTRLRDLKILKLAGTDISDVAVRYITQSLPYLKHLDLSSCQRITDAGVAQIGTSNTAIARLSELNLSACRLVSENALEHLSKCESLIWLDLRHVPQVSTQSVIRFASNSKHDLCVKDVKLVESRRLSTSVRSVSLGSSWHD, encoded by the exons ATGTCCACCGCCGTCGAAACGGGGTCGTCGccagccaaaagcaacaacaatggcaacagcagcggaggcggcggcggcggcggcaatggTAATCCCAGTACCAATCCGAAAGGTGTTCAGCGCCGTCAATTG CGCGAGCGCAAGCAGCGGAAGCTCTACCTCGACGAATGGTCGTTGGGCGATGACGATGGTGAGGGGGCGCGCGGTTTCAGTGTTGCCGAGAAGCTCGAATCTTCAAAGTTTGCGCAGTCAGGGATGGTGCGGGAGATGCGCGGCTGCGATTTAACCGTCGC ATTCCTGCAGCAACATGGCTTCAACATACCCTTACTCTTTAGAGAAAAGAACGGGTTGGGTCTCCGCATGCCCGATCCGCAAGAGTTTACCGTGGGCGATGTGCGGCTGTGCGTGGGATCGCGTCGTCTGCTGGACGTGATGGATGTGAACACACAGAAGAACCTCCAGATGACGATGAAGGAGTGGCAGCAGTACTACGAGTGCCCGCAAAAGGATCGATTGCTGAACGTGATCTCGCTGGAGTTCTCGCACACGCGACTGGATCGCTTTGTGCAGAGCCCAGAGATTGTGCGCCAGATCGACTGGGTGGATGTAGTATGGCCCAAACAGCTGAAGGATGCCCAGAAGGAGGGCACCAATCTGCTCGGCGGCATGATGTACCCCAAGGTGCAGAAGTACTGCCTGATGTCGGTGAAGAACTGCTACACTGACTTTCACATTGACTTTGGCGGCACCTCCGTCTGGTATCACATCCTCAAGGGCAGCAAGGTCTTCTGGCTGATACCGCCCACCGATCGCAACCTGCAGCTCTACGAGAAGTGGGTGCTGTCCGGCAAGCAGGCGGACATCTTCTTCGGCGACACCGTGGAGAAGTGCGCCCGCGTCTATCTGACGGCCGGGAACACCTTCTTCATACCCACCGGCTGGATCCATGCCGTCTACACACCCACCCAGTCGCTGGTCTTTGGGGGCAACTTCCTGCACTCGTTCGGTATCGTGAAGCAGCTGAGGACGGCCACCGTCGAGGACATTACAAAGGTGCCGCAGAAGTTTCGCTACCCCTTCTTCACCGAAATGCTCTGGTATGTCCTCGCTCGCTATGTCTACACGCTGCTCGGCCACTCGCACCTCGAGGGGGAGCCCTCGGCCAGCGAGGCAGAGATGGCCGCTCGCCCGCACATCCATCTCACGCACTACGAGCTGTTCGGGCTCAAGGAGATCGTCATGTATCTGTACGATCTGCCGCCGCAGAAGAAGAATGTGCCCAGTCTTGTGCTGGATCCCGTGGCCCTCATCAAGGATGTGCGCACACTGGTGGAGCGGCACTGCAAGGACCAGCAGGATCAGGCCGTCACGGGCATGTCCGTACTGAGAACGGCCTCCGAGGAGCAGGCAGGTTTTCACCTGTACGACCGCACAAGGGTCAAGCAGGAGATCAAACAGGAGATTGTCCGAAAAAATGCCGAGGTAATCcgcgaacagcagcagctcgagGCGGGCAGGGATGGCGCAGTGGCTGCCTCCGGTGCCGTTGTGGCTGGCATTGAGTACAGCAACGGAGTCCTGAAAAAGGAGCAACTGGAGAATGGCGCAGGAGCCACTGGCCAGGGCGGACCAGCACAACCAG AGGCCACCTTTGTCCTGCCCACGGATACACTAAAGTACCGCCCGCCCAAGAAAATGCATCTGGCAAatgcagtggcagcggcagcgaccagcaccagcaccaccggTGGATCAGGAGGAGGACCATCCGTTGGAGGAACtgcagcaaacagcaacagtcTACCCactgggggtgggggaggtgCAGTCACAGGCAATGCCATCAGTGTGATTGCCACGTGCtccaattataataatttgaGCAGCAGTGAGGCGGCATCCCTGGACAACAACTGTGCCTCGCCCGGGGATGGTGCCAAGCTATCGCCCCATCTGACGGGCACCGGCCAGCCGAGGCGACGCCGCACGCGCTGCAAGAACTGTGCCGCCTGTCAGCGCTCCGATTGCGGCACCTGCCCCTTCTGCATGGACATGGTCAAGTTCGGTGGACCGGGACGGGCCAAGCAGACGTGCATGATGCGCCAGTGCCTGTCGCCCATGCTTCCAGTGACCGCGCAGTGTGTCTACTGTCATTTGGATGGATGGCGCCAGACCCCCGTGTCGCCGCAGACCAAGCAACTGGCCACCGTGGACGGTCCCTCAGCTCTGATGGAGTGCTCCGTTTGCTACGAGATAGCCCATCCCGATTGTGCGTTGTCGCAGCTAGACGGCACCGAGGACGCAGCCGATGCTAAGGGCATAGTCAACGAGGATCTGCCCAATAGCTGGGAGTGTCCCAGCTGCTGTCGATCCGGCAAGAACTACGACTACAAG CCGCGGCATTTCCGGGCTCGTCTGAAATCCTCCGAGGTGCGTCGCGTCTCCGTTTCCCATGGCCCTGGCGGCGAAGCAACAGGCCATGAGGGCACGAGCAGCTTGCTGCCGCCACCCGTCGGACAGTACACGGACTTCGTGTTCACCAGCGAATCGGAGATGGAGTCTGGATCGGCGGGTGGCCACGTGACCCACTGGAAGCATGGCATGAAGCGGCACCATCAGCTGGAGGTGAAGACCGATCGGAACAACAGCTGCGACACTCCCTCCCCGGGGATATCACCGAATGCGGTGGGGGGGGACAAGGTGAAGCGGCGCAAGAGCGACGATGGGACGAGCGTGAGCAGCAGTATGCAAGAGAGCAACGATGCCCCATGCAATTCATCCATTGATGGTGCAGCggcaggcggaggaggaggagtggcgACAGCTAGTGGCGGGGGCAGTGGTGGCAATCAGTGGagtggcggcagtggcggcggaggcggaggtggcTCTCGTAAGAAGAACTCGATACGGTCACAGTTGGCCCAGCAGATGCTCAACAACTCGAATCGAGTGCTCAAGAAGCCGCAGTATGTGGTACGGCCGGCAGCATCCAGCAGTTCGTCCGGGAACAATGCCagcggcggaggaggcggcagcAATGGCATTAGCAATGGAACAGGCCAAAGCGGCGGGGGAGGCGTCGGCTCTGGCGGGGAGCGCGGTGCCAATGGCAGCGGCACGAGCGGCTCCAATGGCATCAACAGTCTGCATCATAGCAGCTCCCTGGCCCTGGACGCCACCGTGCTGAAGATCATCTTCAGGTATCTGCCGCCCGAAACTCTAGTCACCTGCTGCTCGGTGTGCAAGGTGTGGTCGACGGCTGCCGTCGATCCCGATCTCTGGAAGAGCATGAACTGCTCGGCGCACAAGATGTCCGCGTCCCTGCTGACGGCCATTGTGCGGAGGCAGCCGGAACACCTCATCCTTGACTGGACGCAGATAGCCAAGCGGCAGCTGGCATGGCTGGTGGCCCGCCTCCCAGCTCTCAAGAATCTCTCGCTGCAGAACTGTCCCATCCAGGCAGTGCTGGCCCTCCACACCTGCCTATGTCCGCCCCTCCAGACGCTCGACCTGAGCTTTGTGCGGGGTCTGAACGATGCCGCCGTCCGGGACATACTCTCCCCGCCCAAGGACTCGCGGCCCGGCCTAAGTGACTCGAAGACGAGACTGCGTGATCTCAAGATCCTCAAGCTGGCCGGCACAGACATCTCAGACGTGGCCGTGCGCTACATCACGCAGTCGCTGCCATATCTCA